The following coding sequences lie in one Sorghum bicolor cultivar BTx623 chromosome 6, Sorghum_bicolor_NCBIv3, whole genome shotgun sequence genomic window:
- the LOC8067789 gene encoding acetyl-CoA carboxylase 2 isoform X1 — MSQLGLAAAASKALPLLPNRQRSPAGTTFSSSALSRPSNRRKSRTRSLRDGGDGVSDVKKHSQSVRQGLAGIIDLPSEAASEVDISHGSEDPRGPPDSYQMNGIINETHNGRHASVSKVVEFCAALGGKTPIHSILVANNGMAAAKFMRSVRTWANDTFGSEKAIQLIAMATPEDMRINAEHIRIADQFVEVPGGTNNNNYANVQLIVEVAERVGVSAVWPGWGHASENPELPDALTAKGIVFLGPPASSMNALGDKVGSALIAQAAGVPTLAWSGSHVEVPLECCLDAIPEEMYRKACVTTTEEAVASCQVIGYPAMIKASWGGGGKGIRKVHNDDEVRALFKQVQGEVPGSPIFIMRLAAQSRHLEVQLLCDQYGNVAALHSRDCSVQRRHQKIIEEGPVTVAPRETVKALEQAARRLAKAVGYVGAATVEYLYSMETGEYYFLELNPRLQVEHPVTEWIAEVNLPAAQVAVGMGIPLWQIPEIRRFYGMDYGGGYDIWRKTAALATPFNFDEVDSQWPKGHCVAVRITSEDPDDGFKPTGGKVKEITFKAKPNVWAYFSVKSGGGIHEFADSQFGHVFAYGLSRSAAITNMALALKEIQIRGEIHSNVDYTVDLLNASDFRENKIHTGWLDTRIAMRVQAERPPWYISVVGGALYKTVTTNAATVSDYVSYLTKGQIPPKHISLVNSTVSLNIEGSKYTIETVRTGHGSYRLRMNESTVEANVQSLCDGGLLMQLDGNSHVIYAEEEAGGTRLQIDGKTCLLQNDHDPSKLLAETPCKLLRFLVADGAHVDADVPYAEVEVMKMCMPLLSPASGVVHCMMSEGQALQAGDLIARLDLDDPSAVKRAEPFDGIFPQMALPVAASSQVHKRYAASLNAARMVLAGYEHNINEVVQDLICCLDNPELPFLQWDELMSVLATRLPRNLKSELEDKYKEYKLNFYRGKNVDFPSKLLRDIIEENLAYGSEKEKATNERLVEPLTNLLKSYEGGRESHAHFIAKSLFEEYLMVEELFSDGIQSDVIETLRHQHSKDLQKVVDIVLSHQGVRNKAKLVTALMEKLVYPNPVAYRDLLVRFSSLNHKRYYKLALKASELLEQTKLSELRASIARSLSDLGMHKGDMTIKDSMEDLVSAPLPVEDALISLFDYSDATVQQKVIETYISRLYQPHLVKDSIQMKFKEYGAIAFWEFSEGHVDTSNGHGTILGGKRWGSMVVLKSLESASTAIVAALKDSAQYNSSEGNTMHIALLSAENESNMSGTSSDDQAQHRMEKLTKILKDTNVASDLRAAGLKVISCIVQRDEARMPMRHTFLWLDEKSCYEEEQILRHVEPPLSALLELDKLKVKGYNEMKYTPSRDRQWHIYTLRNTENPKMLHRVFFRTIVRQPNAGNKFTSAQVSDTEVGGPEDSLSFTSNSILRSLMTAIEELELHAIRTGHSHMYLCILKEQKLLDLIPFSGSTIVDVGQDEATACSLLKSMALKIHDLVGARMHHLSVCQWEVKLKLDCDGPASGTWRVVTTNVTSHTCTIDIYREVEDTESQKLVYHSTTSAAGPGPLHGVALNNPYQPLSVIDLKRCSARNNRTTYCYDFPLAFETALQKSWQSNGSSVSVGSGNSKSYVKATELVFAEKHGSWGTPIVPMERPAGLNDIGMVAWILEMSTPEFPNGRQIIVVANDITFRAGSFGPREDAFFEAVTNLACERKLPLIYLAANSGARIGIADEVKSCFRVGWSDEGSPERGFQYIYLTEEDYARISSSVIAHKLQLDSGEIRWIIDSVVGKEDGLGVENIHGSAAIASAYSRAYEETFTLTFVTGRTVGIGAYLARLGIRCIQRLDQPIILTGFSALNKLLGREVYSSHMQLGGPKIMATNGVVHLTVPDDLEGVSNILRWLSYVPANIGGPLPITKPLDPPDRPVAYIPENTCDPRAAIRGVDDSQGKWLGGMFDKDSFVETFEGWAKTVVTGRAKLGGIPVGVIAVETQTMMQLVPADPGQLDSHERSVPRAGQVWFPDSATKTAQALLDFNREGLPLFILANWRGFSGGQRDLFEGILQAGSTIVENLRTYNQPAFVYIPMAGELRGGAWVVVDSKINPDRIECYAERTAKGNVLEPQGLIEIKFRSEELQDCMGRLDPELINLKAKLQDVKHGNGSLPDIESLQKSIEARTKQLLPLYTQIAIRFAELHDTSLRMAAKGVIKKVVDWEESRSFFYKRLRRRISEDVLAKEIRHIVGDNFTHQSAMELIKEWYLASPATAGSTGWDDDDAFVAWKDSPENYNGYIQELRAQKVSQSLSDLTDSSSDLQAFSQGLSTLLDKMDPSQRAKFVQEVKKVLG; from the exons ATGTCGCAGCTTGGATTAGCTGCAGCTGCCTCAAAGGCACTGCCACTACTCCCTAATCGCCAGCGAAGTCCTGCTGGGACTACATTCTCATCATCTGCATTGTCGAGGCCCTCAAACCGAAGGAAAAGCCGTACCCGTTCACTCCGTGATGGTGGAGATGGGGTATCAGATGTCAAAAAGCACAGCCAGTCTGTTCGTCAAG GTCTTGCTGGCATTATTGACCTCCCAAGCGAGGCAGCTTCGGAAGTGGACATTTCACA TGGATCTGAGGATCCTAGGGGTCCACCAGATTCCTATCAAATGAATGGGATTATCAATGAAACACATAATGGAAGACATGCTTCAGTGTCCAAGGTTGTTGAATTTTGTGCGGCACTAGGTGGCAAAACACCAATTCACAGTATATTAGTGGCCAATAATGGAATGGCAGCAGCAAAGTTCATGAGGAGTGTCCGGACATGGGCTAATGATACTTTTGGATCTGAGAAGGCAATTCAGCTCATAGCTATGGCAACTCCGGAAGACATGAGGATAAATGCAGAGCACATTAGAATTGCTGATCAATTTGTAGAGGTGCCTGGTggaacaaacaataataactacGCCAACGTTCAACTCATAGTGGAG GTAGCAGAAAGAGTAGGTGTTTCTGCTGTTTGGCCTGGTTGGGGTCATGCTTCTGAGAATCCTGAACTGCCGGATGCATTGACTGCAAAAGGAATCGTTTTCCTTGGGCCACCTGCATCATCAATGAATGCATTGGGAGATAAGGTCGGTTCAGCTCTCATTGCTCAAGCAGCTGGGGTCCCAACTCTTGCTTGGAGTGGATCACAT GTTGAAGTGCCATTAGAGTGCTGCTTAGACGCTATACCTGAGGAGATGTATAGAAAAGCTTGTGTTACTACCACAGAGGAAGCAGTTGCAAGTTGTCAAGTGATTGGTTATCCTGCCATGATTAAGGCATCCTGGGGAGGTGGTGGTAAAGGAATAAGAAAG GTTCATAATGATGATGAGGTTAGAGCACTGTTTAAGCAAGTACAAGGTGAAGTCCCTGGCTCCCCAATATTTATCATGAGGCTTGCAGCCCag AGTCGGCATCTTGAAGTTCAGTTGCTTTGTGATCAATATGGCAATGTAGCAGCACTTCACAGTCGTGATTGCAGTGTGCAACGGCGACACCAGAAG ATTATTGAAGAAGGCCCAGTTACTGTTGCTCCTCGTGAGACAGTTAAAGCACTTGAGCAGGCAGCAAGGAGGCTTGCTAAGGCTGTGGGTTATGTTGGTGCTGCTACTGTTGAGTATCTTTACAGCATGGAAACTGGAGAATACTATTTTCTGGAGCTTAATCCCCGACTACAG GTCGAGCATCCAGTCACCGAATGGATAGCTGAAGTAAATCTGCCTGCAGCTCAAGTTGCTGTTGGAATGGGCATACCTCTTTGGCAAATTCCAG AAATCAGACGTTTCTATGGAATGGACTATGGAGGAGGGTATGATATTTGGAGGAAAACAGCAGCTCTTGCTACACCATTTAATTTTGATGAAGTAGATTCTCAATGGCCAAAGGGCCATTGTGTAGCAGTTAGAATTACTAGTGAGGACCCTGATGATGGTTTCAAACCTACTGGTGGGAAAGTGAAG GAGATAACTTTTAAAGCCAAGCCTAATGTTTGGGCCTACTTCTCAGTAAAG TCTGGTGGAGGCATTCATGAATTTGCTGATTCTCAGTTTG GACATGTTTTTGCATATGGACTCTCTAGATCAGCAGCAATAACAAACATGGCTCTTGCATTAAAAGAGATTCAAATTCGTGGAGAAATTCATTCAAATGTTGATTACACTGTTGACCTCTTAAAC GCTTCAGACTTCAGAGAAAACAAGATTCATACTGGTTGGCTGGATACCAGAATAGCTATGCGTGTTCAAGCTGAGAGGCCCCCATGGTATATTTCAGTGGTTGGAGGTGCTTTATAC AAAACAGTAACCACCAATGCAGCCACTGTTTCTGACTATGTTAGTTATCTCACCAAGGGCCAGATTCCACCAAAG CATATATCCCTTGTCAATTCTACAGTTAGCTTGAATATAGAAGGGAGCAAATACACA ATTGAAACTGTAAGGACTGGACATGGTAGCTACAGGTTGCGAATGAATGAATCGACAGTTGAAGCGAATGTACAATCTTTATGTGATGGTGGACTCTTAATGCAG TTGGATGGAAACAGCCATGTAATTTATGCAGAAGAAGAAGCTGGTGGTACACGGCTTCAGATTGATGGAAAGACATGCTTGTTGCAG AATGACCATGATCCATCAAAGTTATtagctgagacaccctgcaaaCTTCTTCGTTTCTTGGTTGCTGATGGTGCTCATGTTGATGCGGATGTACCATACGCTGAAGTTGAGGTTATGAAGATGTGCATGCCTCTCCTGTCACCTGCTTCTGGTGTCGTTCATTGTATGATGTCTGAGGGCCAGGCGTTGCAG GCTGGTGATCTTATAGCAAGGCTGGATCTTGATGACCCTTCTGCTGTGAAAAGGGCTGAACCATTTGATGGAATATTTCCACAAATGGCGCTCCCTGTTGCTGCCTCTAGTCAAGTACACAAAAGATATGCTGCAAGTTTGAATGCTGCTCGAATGGTTCTTGCAGGATATGAGCACAATATCAATGAA GTCGTTCAAGATTTGATATGCTGCCTGGACAACCCTGAGCTTCCTTTCCTACAGTGGGATGAACTTATGTCTGTTCTAGCAACGAGGCTTCCAAGAAATCTCAAGAGTGAG TTAGAGGATAAATACAAGGAATACAAGTTGAATTTTTACCGTGGAAAAAACGTGGACTTCCCTTCCAAGTTGCTAAGAGACATCATTGAG GAAAATCTTGCATATGGTTCAGAGAAGGAAAAGGCTACAAATGAGAGGCTTGTTGAGCCTCTTACGAACCTACTGAAGTCATATGAGGGTGGGAGAGAAAGTCATGCACATTTTATTGCCAAGTCCCTTTTCGAGGAGTATCTTATGGTGGAAGAACTTTTCAGTGATGGAATTCAG TCTGACGTTATTGAAACCTTGCGTCATCAGCACAGTAAAGACCTGCAGAAGGTTGTAGACATTGTGTTGTCTCACCAG GGTGTGAGAAACAAAGCTAAGCTTGTAACAGCACTCATGGAAAAGCTGGTTTATCCAAATCCGGTTGCTTACAGGGATCTGTTGGTTCGCTTTTCTTCCCTCAATCATAAAAGATATTATAAG TTGGCCCTTAAAGCAAGTGAACTTCTTGAACAAACCAAACTAAGTGAACTCCGTGCAAGCATTGCAAGAAGCCTTTCAGATCTGGGGATGCATAAGGGAGACATGACTATTAAGGATAGCATGGAAGATTTAGTCTCTGCCCCATTGCCTGTTGAAGATGCTCTTATTTCTTTGTTTGATTACAGCGATGCAACTGTTCAGCAGAAAGTGATTGAGACATACATATCACGATTGTACCAG ccTCATCTTGTGAAGGATAGCATCCAAATGAAATTCAAGGAATATGGTGCTATTGCTTTTTGGGAATTTTCTGAAGGGCATGTTGATACTTCAAATGGACATGGGACTATTCTTGGTGGGAAGAGATGGGGTTCCATGGTCGTCCTCAAATCACTTGAATCTGCATCAACAGCCATTGTGGCTGCATTAAAGGATTCAGCACAGTACAACAGCTCTGAGGGCAACACGATGCACATTGCATTATTGAGTGCTGAAAATGAAAGTAATATGAGTGGAACAAG CAGTGATGATCAAGCTCAACATAGGATGGAAAAGCTTACCAAGATACTGAAGGATACTAATGTTGCAAGTGATCTCCGAGCTGCTGGTTTGAAGGTTATAAGTTGCATTGTTCAAAGAGATGAAGCTCGCATGCCAATGCGCCACACATTCCTCTGGTTGGATGAAAAGAGTTGTTATGAAGAAGAGCAAATTCTCCGGCATGTGGAGCCTCCCCTCTCTGCACTTCTTGAATTG GATAAGTTGAAAGTGAAAGGATACAATGAAATGAAGTATACTCCGTCACGTGATCGTCAATGGCATATCTACACACTAAGAAATACTGAAAACCCCAAAATGTTGCATAGGGTATTTTTCCGAACTATTGTCAGGCAACCCAATGCAGGCAACAAGTTTACATCAGCTCAGGTCAGTGATACTGAAGTAGGAGGTCCTGAAGATTCTCTGTCATTCACATCGAATAGCATCCTAAGATCATTGATGACTGCTATAGAAGAATTAGAGCTTCATGCGATTAGGACAGGTCATTCTCACATGTATTTGTGCATACTGAAAGAGCAAAAGCTTCTTGATCTCATTCCATTTTCAGG GAGTACAATTGTTGATGTTGGCCAAGATGAAGCTACTGCTTGTTCACTTTTAAAATCAATGGCTTTGAAGATACATGACCTTGTTGGTGCAAGGATGCATCATCTGTCTGTATGCCAGTGGGAGGTGAAACTCAAGTTGGATTGTGATGGGCCTGCAAGTGGTACCTGGAGAGTTGTGACTACAAATGTTACTAGTCACACCTGCACCATTGAT ATCTACCGAGAAGTGGAAGATACAGAATCGCAGAAGTTAGTATACCATTCAACCACTTCGGCAGCTGGTCCTGGTCCGTTGCATGGTGTTGCACTGAATAATCCATATCAACCTTTAAGTGTGATTGATCTAAAGCGCTGCTCTGCTAGGAACAACAGAACAACATATTGCTACGATTTTCCGCTG gCATTTGAAACTGCACTGCAGAAGTCATGGCAGTCCAACGGCTCTAGTGTTTCTGTAGGCAGTGGAAATAGTAAATCCTACGTGAAGGCAACTGAGCTGGTGTTTGCTGAAAAACATGGGTCCTGGGGCACTCCTATAGTTCCCATGGAACGTCCTGCTGGGCTCAATGACATTGGTATGGTCGCTTGGATCTTGGAGATGTCAACACCTGAATTTCCCAATGGCAGGCAGATTATTGTTGTAGCAAATGATATTACTTTCAGAGCTGGATCATTCGGCCCAAGGGAAGATGCATTTTTTGAAGCTGTCACCAACCTGGCTTGTGAAAGGAAACTTCCCCTTATATACTTGGCAGCAAACTCTGGTGCTAGGATTGGCATAGCTGATGAAGTAAAATCTTGCTTCCGTGTTGGGTGGTCTGACGAAGGCAGCCCTGAGCGAGGGTTTCAGTACATCTATCTGACTGAAGAAGACTATGCCCGTATTAGCTCTTCTGTTATAGCACATAAGCTGCAGCTAGATAGCGGTGAAATTAGGTGGATTATTGACTCTgttgtgggcaaggaggatggGCTTGGTGTTGAGAACATACATGGAAGTGCTGCTATCGCCAGTGCTTATTCTAGGGCATATGAGGAGACATTTACACTTACATTTGTGACCGGACGGACTGTAGGAATAGGAGCTTATCTTGCTAGACTTGGTATACGGTGCATACAGCGTCTTGACCAGCCGATTATTTTAACAGGGTTTTCTGCCCTGAACAAGCTCCTTGGGCGGGAAGTGTACAGCTCCCACATGCAGCTTGGTGGTCCTAAGATCATGGCGACCAATGGTGTTGTCCACCTGACTGTTCCAGATGACCTTGAAGGTGTTTCCAATATATTGAGGTGGCTCAGCTATGTTCCTGCAAACATTGGTGGACCTCTTCCTATTACCAAACCTTTGGACCCTCCAGACAGACCTGTTGCATACATCCCTGAGAACACATGCGATCCACGTGCAGCCATCCGTGGTGTAGATGACAGCCAAGGGAAATGGTTGGGTGGTATGTTTGACAAAGACAGCTTTGTGGAGACATTTGAAGGATGGGCAAAAACAGTGGTTACTGGCAGAGCAAAGCTTGGAGGAATTCCTGTGGGTGTCATAGCTGTGGAGACACAGACCATGATGCAGCTTGTCCCTGCTGATCCAGGTCAGCTTGATTCCCATGAGCGATCCGTTCCTCGGGCTGGACAAGTGTGGTTCCCAGATTCTGCAACCAAGACAGCTCAGGCATTATTAGACTTCAACCGTGAAGGATTGCCTCTGTTTATCCTGGCTAACTGGAGAGGTTTCTCTGGTGGACAGAGAGATCTCTTTGAAGGAATTCTTCAGGCTGGGTCAACAATTGTCGAGAACCTTAGGACATATAATCAGCCTGCGTTTGTCTACATTCCTATGGCTGGAGAGCTTCGTGGAGGAGCTTGGGTTGTGGTCGATAGCAAAATAAATCCAGACCGCATTGAGTGTTATGCTGAGAGGACTGCCAAAGGTAATGTTCTCGAACCTCAAGGGTTAATTGAAATCAAGTTCAGGTCAGAGGAACTCCAAGACTGTATGGGTAGGCTTGACCCCGAGTTGATAAATCTGAAAGCAAAACTCCAAGATGTAAAGCATGGAAATGGAAGTCTACCAGACATAGAATCCCTTCAGAAGAGTATAGAAGCACGTACGAAACAGTTGCTGCCTTTATATACCCAGATTGCAATACGGTTTGCTGAATTGCATGATACTTCCCTAAGAATGGCAGCTAAAGGCGTGATTAAGAAAGTTGTAGACTGGGAAGAATCACGCTCTTTCTTCTATAAAAGGCTACGGAGAAGGATCTCTGAAGATGTTCTTGCAAAAGAAATAAGACATATAGTCGGTGACAACTTCACTCACCAATCAGCAATGGAGCTCATCAAGGAATGGTACCTGGCTTCTCCAGCCACAGCAGGAAGCACTGGATGGGATGACGATGATGCATTTGTTGCCTGGAAGGACAGTCCTGAAAACTACAATGGATATATCCAAGAGCTAAGGGCTCAAAAAGTGTCTCAGTCGCTCTCTGATCTCACTGACTCCAGTTCAGATCTACAAGCATTCTCGCAGGGTCTTTCTACGCTATTAGATAAG